In Phyllopteryx taeniolatus isolate TA_2022b chromosome 1, UOR_Ptae_1.2, whole genome shotgun sequence, the following proteins share a genomic window:
- the atp5f1e gene encoding ATP synthase subunit epsilon, mitochondrial, with protein MVAYWRQAGLSYIRFSAICASAVRAALKPQVKSEAMKAAEASVKIVKPKTA; from the exons ATGGTTGCATACTGGAGACAAGCGGGACTCAG CTACATCCGCTTCTCGGCTATCTGCGCCAGCGCGGTGCGGGCCGCCCTCAAGCCGCAGGTGAAAAGTGAAGCGATGAAGGCGGCCGAAGCCAGCGTCAAAATAGTCAAGCCCAAAACTGCCT GA
- the LOC133474683 gene encoding PRELI domain containing protein 3B-like: MKIWASEHIFNHPWETVTKAAMQKYPNPMNPSVFGVDVLDRSVDTEGRLHSKRLLSTEWGLPAIAKSIIGLTRTHTYVREHSVVDPKHKIFELKSTNISFTNLVSVDEKLTYKPHPRDPDKTVLTQEAVISVKGVSLSSYLEGLMANTMSVNAGKGREAMEWVIRRLNTEIEELAATARGTMRAPMAAAVADK, translated from the exons ATGAAGATCTGGGCGTCAGAGCACATTTTCAA CCACCCGTGGGAGACGGTGACCAAGGCCGCAATGCAGAAGTACCCCAACCCCATGAACCCCAGTGTGTTTGGTGTGGATGTTCTGGACAGAAGTGTGGACACGGAGGGGCGGTTACACAGCAAAAGACTGCTCAGCACAGAGTGGGGTCTTCCCGCCATCGCCAAATCT ATCATTGGATTAACGAGAACACATACCTACGTCCGAGAACATTCAGTAGTGGACCCCAAACACAAGATCTTTGAGCTGAAATCTACAAAT ATCTCCTTCACTAACCTGGTGTCTGTGGACGAGAAGCTGACGTATAAGCCTCATCCGCGGGATCCCGACAA GACTGTGCTGACCCAGGAGGCTGTGATCAGCGTGAAAGGTGTCAGTCTGAGCAGCTACCTCGAGGGCCTGATGGCCAACACCATGTCCGTCAACGCCGGCAAG GGCCGCGAAGCGATGGAGTGGGTCATCCGGCGGTTAAACACGGAAATTGAGGAGCTGGCGGCGACGGCTCGCGGCACCATGCGTGCGCCCATGGCGGCGGCGGTTGCGGACAAATAA
- the bpifcl gene encoding bactericidal permeability-increasing protein isoform X1 — translation MLPNVLILLALIFCACGQNPAIRVVVTDKGLQYGSHEAAGWIQDKLEVVTLPDISGEVRLGFLARIGYTLTGITIRKCDFPEPSVEFYPGFSGLKTSVAGLNVALAGGWEAHCGFVHGGGSFDMASFGVGLVSIVKLGRDSGGHLSFTSVNCNAQVDRVDVRFYGDRSWLLRLFEERFKCRIRRQIEATICPAVEELIANLENRLEDMKVSFQVNEDLTLDLPLIGLPAVDASSLHLGLKGEFYSITSPEEPPFEAQPFAVPQQPGYMLSVGLSDFTVNSASFSYFAADLLQAFVNDSMIPPGSPVRLNTTSMAPFIPQLPEMFPDLPMALQIYARDVPVFFFRSGAVTLSSPCAAKAFAIGPDATLIPLFQLHVMLEMKQNNSIWWDTNPSFFQDSNFSGKVWVADGRLEGSVSMDNFTLSLAATEIGPFQTDALENVAQILMETAVLPQLNGKLATGFPLPRSVHAQLVNPRVTVEEGFVAFCSDAELLKTQF, via the exons ATGCTTCCAAACGTGTTAATATTGCTCGCGCTCATCTTTTGCGCCTGTGGACAAAATCCCGCAATACGAGTCGTCGTGACCGACAAAGGACTTCAGTATG GAAGCCACGAGGCCGCAGGGTGGATTCAAGACAAGTTGGAAGTCGTCACGTTGCCCGACATTAGCGGTGAAGTGCGCCTGGGCTTCCTGGCCCGCATCGGCTACACGCTTACAGG CATCACGATAAGAAAGTGTGACTTTCCGGAACCGTCCGTGGAGTTCTACCCAGGCTTCTCCGGCTTGAAGACGTCCGTGGCGGGCCTCAACGTTGCGCTCGCAGGAGGCTGGGAGGCCCACTGTGGATTCGT ACACGGAGGTGGATCTTTCGACATGGCCTCGTTCGGCGTGGGCCTGGTCTCTATCGTGAAGCTGGGTCGGGACTCCGGCGGACATCTTTCTTTCACCAGCGTGAACTGCAACGCTCAAGTGGACCGCGTCGACGTACGTTTCTACGGCGACAGGAG CTGGCTTTTGCGGCTTTTCGAGGAACGCTTCAAGTGCCGCATCAGACGTCAAATAGAGGCCACG ATTTGTCCCGCTGTGGAGGAACTCATTGCAAACCTGGAGAATCGCCTAGAGGACATGAAAG TGAGCTTTCAGGTGAATGAAGACCTCACTCTGGACCTGCCTCTCATTGGCCTGCCCGCCGTTGATGCTTCAAGTCTTCACCTCGGGCTCAAG GGGGAATTTTACAGTATCACAAGTCCAGAGGAGCCCCCCTTTGAGGCCCAGCCTTTCGCCGTGCCTCAGCAGCCGGGTTACATGCTGTCGGTGGGCTTGTCTGACTTCACCGTCAACTCAGCCTCCTTCAGTTACTTCGCCGCTGATTTACTGCAGGCTTTCGTCAACGACAGCATG ATACCTCCAGGGTCGCCTGTGCGCCTTAATACAACCTCAATGGCTCCCTTTATTCCGCAG CTCCCCGAGATGTTTCCAGACTTGCCGATGGCGCTGCAGATTTACGCCAGAGACGTTCCGGTGTTTTTCTTCCGCTCCGGTGCTGTCACGCTGAGCTCGCCGTGTGCGGCGAAGGCCTTCGCCATCGGGCCCGACGCCACCCTCATCCCGCTGTTTCAACTCCATGTG ATGTTGGAAATGAAGCAAAACAACAGCATCTGGTGGGACACCAACCCATCTTTCTTTCAGGACTCCAACTTCAGCGGCAAAGTGTGGGTCGCCGACGGACGGCTGGAAGGCTCCGTGTCCATGGACAA TTTCACTCTGAGTCTGGCCGCAACTGAGATTGGACCCTTTCAG ACCGACGCTTTGGAAAACGTGGCGCAGATCCTCATGGAGACGGCGGTCTTGCCCCAACTGAACG GGAAACTTGCCACGGGCTTTCCTTTACCACGAAGTGTACACGCGCAGCTGGTCAACCCACGTGTGACAGTGGAAGAG GGATTTGTAGCTTTCTGCTCAGATGCCGAGCTGCTGAAGACACAATTTTAA
- the bpifcl gene encoding bactericidal permeability-increasing protein isoform X2, giving the protein MLPNVLILLALIFCACGQNPAIRVVVTDKGLQYGSHEAAGWIQDKLEVVTLPDISGEVRLGFLARIGYTLTGITIRKCDFPEPSVEFYPGFSGLKTSVAGLNVALAGGWEAHCGFVHGGGSFDMASFGVGLVSIVKLGRDSGGHLSFTSVNCNAQVDRVDVRFYGDRSWLLRLFEERFKCRIRRQIEATICPAVEELIANLENRLEDMKVSFQVNEDLTLDLPLIGLPAVDASSLHLGLKGEFYSITSPEEPPFEAQPFAVPQQPGYMLSVGLSDFTVNSASFSYFAADLLQAFVNDSMIPPGSPVRLNTTSMAPFIPQLPEMFPDLPMALQIYARDVPVFFFRSGAVTLSSPCAAKAFAIGPDATLIPLFQLHVDSNFSGKVWVADGRLEGSVSMDNFTLSLAATEIGPFQTDALENVAQILMETAVLPQLNGKLATGFPLPRSVHAQLVNPRVTVEEGFVAFCSDAELLKTQF; this is encoded by the exons ATGCTTCCAAACGTGTTAATATTGCTCGCGCTCATCTTTTGCGCCTGTGGACAAAATCCCGCAATACGAGTCGTCGTGACCGACAAAGGACTTCAGTATG GAAGCCACGAGGCCGCAGGGTGGATTCAAGACAAGTTGGAAGTCGTCACGTTGCCCGACATTAGCGGTGAAGTGCGCCTGGGCTTCCTGGCCCGCATCGGCTACACGCTTACAGG CATCACGATAAGAAAGTGTGACTTTCCGGAACCGTCCGTGGAGTTCTACCCAGGCTTCTCCGGCTTGAAGACGTCCGTGGCGGGCCTCAACGTTGCGCTCGCAGGAGGCTGGGAGGCCCACTGTGGATTCGT ACACGGAGGTGGATCTTTCGACATGGCCTCGTTCGGCGTGGGCCTGGTCTCTATCGTGAAGCTGGGTCGGGACTCCGGCGGACATCTTTCTTTCACCAGCGTGAACTGCAACGCTCAAGTGGACCGCGTCGACGTACGTTTCTACGGCGACAGGAG CTGGCTTTTGCGGCTTTTCGAGGAACGCTTCAAGTGCCGCATCAGACGTCAAATAGAGGCCACG ATTTGTCCCGCTGTGGAGGAACTCATTGCAAACCTGGAGAATCGCCTAGAGGACATGAAAG TGAGCTTTCAGGTGAATGAAGACCTCACTCTGGACCTGCCTCTCATTGGCCTGCCCGCCGTTGATGCTTCAAGTCTTCACCTCGGGCTCAAG GGGGAATTTTACAGTATCACAAGTCCAGAGGAGCCCCCCTTTGAGGCCCAGCCTTTCGCCGTGCCTCAGCAGCCGGGTTACATGCTGTCGGTGGGCTTGTCTGACTTCACCGTCAACTCAGCCTCCTTCAGTTACTTCGCCGCTGATTTACTGCAGGCTTTCGTCAACGACAGCATG ATACCTCCAGGGTCGCCTGTGCGCCTTAATACAACCTCAATGGCTCCCTTTATTCCGCAG CTCCCCGAGATGTTTCCAGACTTGCCGATGGCGCTGCAGATTTACGCCAGAGACGTTCCGGTGTTTTTCTTCCGCTCCGGTGCTGTCACGCTGAGCTCGCCGTGTGCGGCGAAGGCCTTCGCCATCGGGCCCGACGCCACCCTCATCCCGCTGTTTCAACTCCATGTG GACTCCAACTTCAGCGGCAAAGTGTGGGTCGCCGACGGACGGCTGGAAGGCTCCGTGTCCATGGACAA TTTCACTCTGAGTCTGGCCGCAACTGAGATTGGACCCTTTCAG ACCGACGCTTTGGAAAACGTGGCGCAGATCCTCATGGAGACGGCGGTCTTGCCCCAACTGAACG GGAAACTTGCCACGGGCTTTCCTTTACCACGAAGTGTACACGCGCAGCTGGTCAACCCACGTGTGACAGTGGAAGAG GGATTTGTAGCTTTCTGCTCAGATGCCGAGCTGCTGAAGACACAATTTTAA
- the bpifcl gene encoding lipopolysaccharide-binding protein isoform X3, with product MLPNVLILLALIFCACGQNPAIRVVVTDKGLQYGSHEAAGWIQDKLEVVTLPDISGEVRLGFLARIGYTLTGITIRKCDFPEPSVEFYPGFSGLKTSVAGLNVALAGGWEAHCGFVHGGGSFDMASFGVGLVSIVKLGRDSGGHLSFTSVNCNAQVDRVDVRFYGDRSWLLRLFEERFKCRIRRQIEATICPAVEELIANLENRLEDMKVSFQVNEDLTLDLPLIGLPAVDASSLHLGLKGEFYSITSPEEPPFEAQPFAVPQQPGYMLSVGLSDFTVNSASFSYFAADLLQAFVNDSMIPPGSPVRLNTTSMAPFIPQLPEMFPDLPMALQIYARDVPVFFFRSGAVTLSSPCAAKAFAIGPDATLIPLFQLHVMLEMKQNNSIWWDTNPSFFQDSNFSGKVWVADGRLEGSVSMDK from the exons ATGCTTCCAAACGTGTTAATATTGCTCGCGCTCATCTTTTGCGCCTGTGGACAAAATCCCGCAATACGAGTCGTCGTGACCGACAAAGGACTTCAGTATG GAAGCCACGAGGCCGCAGGGTGGATTCAAGACAAGTTGGAAGTCGTCACGTTGCCCGACATTAGCGGTGAAGTGCGCCTGGGCTTCCTGGCCCGCATCGGCTACACGCTTACAGG CATCACGATAAGAAAGTGTGACTTTCCGGAACCGTCCGTGGAGTTCTACCCAGGCTTCTCCGGCTTGAAGACGTCCGTGGCGGGCCTCAACGTTGCGCTCGCAGGAGGCTGGGAGGCCCACTGTGGATTCGT ACACGGAGGTGGATCTTTCGACATGGCCTCGTTCGGCGTGGGCCTGGTCTCTATCGTGAAGCTGGGTCGGGACTCCGGCGGACATCTTTCTTTCACCAGCGTGAACTGCAACGCTCAAGTGGACCGCGTCGACGTACGTTTCTACGGCGACAGGAG CTGGCTTTTGCGGCTTTTCGAGGAACGCTTCAAGTGCCGCATCAGACGTCAAATAGAGGCCACG ATTTGTCCCGCTGTGGAGGAACTCATTGCAAACCTGGAGAATCGCCTAGAGGACATGAAAG TGAGCTTTCAGGTGAATGAAGACCTCACTCTGGACCTGCCTCTCATTGGCCTGCCCGCCGTTGATGCTTCAAGTCTTCACCTCGGGCTCAAG GGGGAATTTTACAGTATCACAAGTCCAGAGGAGCCCCCCTTTGAGGCCCAGCCTTTCGCCGTGCCTCAGCAGCCGGGTTACATGCTGTCGGTGGGCTTGTCTGACTTCACCGTCAACTCAGCCTCCTTCAGTTACTTCGCCGCTGATTTACTGCAGGCTTTCGTCAACGACAGCATG ATACCTCCAGGGTCGCCTGTGCGCCTTAATACAACCTCAATGGCTCCCTTTATTCCGCAG CTCCCCGAGATGTTTCCAGACTTGCCGATGGCGCTGCAGATTTACGCCAGAGACGTTCCGGTGTTTTTCTTCCGCTCCGGTGCTGTCACGCTGAGCTCGCCGTGTGCGGCGAAGGCCTTCGCCATCGGGCCCGACGCCACCCTCATCCCGCTGTTTCAACTCCATGTG ATGTTGGAAATGAAGCAAAACAACAGCATCTGGTGGGACACCAACCCATCTTTCTTTCAGGACTCCAACTTCAGCGGCAAAGTGTGGGTCGCCGACGGACGGCTGGAAGGCTCCGTGTCCATGGACAAGTGA
- the bpifcl gene encoding bactericidal permeability-increasing protein isoform X4 — protein sequence MLPNVLILLALIFCACGQNPAIRVVVTDKGLQYGSHEAAGWIQDKLEVVTLPDISGEVRLGFLARIGYTLTGITIRKCDFPEPSVEFYPGFSGLKTSVAGLNVALAGGWEAHCGFVHGGGSFDMASFGVGLVSIVKLGRDSGGHLSFTSVNCNAQVDRVDVRFYGDRSWLLRLFEERFKCRIRRQIEATICPAVEELIANLENRLEDMKVSFQVNEDLTLDLPLIGLPAVDASSLHLGLKGEFYSITSPEEPPFEAQPFAVPQQPGYMLSVGLSDFTVNSASFSYFAADLLQAFVNDSMIPPGSPVRLNTTSMAPFIPQLPEMFPDLPMALQIYARDVPVFFFRSGAVTLSSPCAAKAFAIGPDATLIPLFQLHVDSNFSGKVWVADGRLEGSVSMDK from the exons ATGCTTCCAAACGTGTTAATATTGCTCGCGCTCATCTTTTGCGCCTGTGGACAAAATCCCGCAATACGAGTCGTCGTGACCGACAAAGGACTTCAGTATG GAAGCCACGAGGCCGCAGGGTGGATTCAAGACAAGTTGGAAGTCGTCACGTTGCCCGACATTAGCGGTGAAGTGCGCCTGGGCTTCCTGGCCCGCATCGGCTACACGCTTACAGG CATCACGATAAGAAAGTGTGACTTTCCGGAACCGTCCGTGGAGTTCTACCCAGGCTTCTCCGGCTTGAAGACGTCCGTGGCGGGCCTCAACGTTGCGCTCGCAGGAGGCTGGGAGGCCCACTGTGGATTCGT ACACGGAGGTGGATCTTTCGACATGGCCTCGTTCGGCGTGGGCCTGGTCTCTATCGTGAAGCTGGGTCGGGACTCCGGCGGACATCTTTCTTTCACCAGCGTGAACTGCAACGCTCAAGTGGACCGCGTCGACGTACGTTTCTACGGCGACAGGAG CTGGCTTTTGCGGCTTTTCGAGGAACGCTTCAAGTGCCGCATCAGACGTCAAATAGAGGCCACG ATTTGTCCCGCTGTGGAGGAACTCATTGCAAACCTGGAGAATCGCCTAGAGGACATGAAAG TGAGCTTTCAGGTGAATGAAGACCTCACTCTGGACCTGCCTCTCATTGGCCTGCCCGCCGTTGATGCTTCAAGTCTTCACCTCGGGCTCAAG GGGGAATTTTACAGTATCACAAGTCCAGAGGAGCCCCCCTTTGAGGCCCAGCCTTTCGCCGTGCCTCAGCAGCCGGGTTACATGCTGTCGGTGGGCTTGTCTGACTTCACCGTCAACTCAGCCTCCTTCAGTTACTTCGCCGCTGATTTACTGCAGGCTTTCGTCAACGACAGCATG ATACCTCCAGGGTCGCCTGTGCGCCTTAATACAACCTCAATGGCTCCCTTTATTCCGCAG CTCCCCGAGATGTTTCCAGACTTGCCGATGGCGCTGCAGATTTACGCCAGAGACGTTCCGGTGTTTTTCTTCCGCTCCGGTGCTGTCACGCTGAGCTCGCCGTGTGCGGCGAAGGCCTTCGCCATCGGGCCCGACGCCACCCTCATCCCGCTGTTTCAACTCCATGTG GACTCCAACTTCAGCGGCAAAGTGTGGGTCGCCGACGGACGGCTGGAAGGCTCCGTGTCCATGGACAAGTGA
- the LOC133474658 gene encoding vesicular inhibitory amino acid transporter-like, protein MAHLIRHKLTNKLTNAAHAVSNKSQAKVSGVFARLGFQAATDEEGVGFAECDDLDYDYRRGMQMDVLQTGGEGGEGGEGGEDGPEDGDSHYQRDGTGTGPQALKTAGSQDEDKPKITSWEAGWNVTNAIQGMFVLGLPYAILHGGYLGLFLIIFAAVVCCYTGKILIACLYEENEDGVKVRVRDSYVDVANACCAPRFPALGGHVVNVAQIIELVMTCILYVVVSGNLMYNSFPGLPVSQKAWSVVATAALLPCAFLKNLKAVSKFSLLCTLAHFVINVLVIAYCLSRAREWAWEKVKFYIDVKKFPISIGIIVFSYTSQIFLPSLEGNMQNPGEFRCMMDWTHIAACVLKGLFALVAYLTWADTTKEVITDNLPSAIRAVVNLFLVAKALLSYPLPFFAAVEVLEKSLFRDGGRASFPDCYGPGGQLKSWGLGLRVALVVFTLLMAVFVPHFALLMGLTGSLTGAGLCFLLPSLFHLKLQWRNLLWHHVFFDVAIFVIGGICAISGLIHSIEGLVEAFRYNIQD, encoded by the exons ATGGCTCACCTGATCCGCCACAAGCTGACCAACAAGCTGACCAACGCGGCCCACGCGGTCTCCAACAAGTCCCAGGCCAAGGTCAGCGGCGTGTTCGCCCGCCTCGGCTTCCAGGCCGCCACGGACGAGGAGGGCGTGGGATTCGCCGAGTGCGACGACCTGGACTACGACTACAGGCGAGGCATGCAGATGGACGTCCTGCAGACGGGCGGAGAGGGCGGAGAGGGCGGAGAGGGCGGAGAGGACGGCCCGGAGGACGGGGACAGCCACTACCAGAGGGACGGCACCGGCACCGGGCCCCAGGCCCTCAAGACCGCGGGGTCGCAGGATGAGGACAAGCCCAAGATCACGTCGTGGGAGGCTGGATGGAACGTCACCAACGCCATCCAG GGCATGTTCGTCCTCGGCCTGCCCTACGCCATCCTGCACGGCGGCTACCTGGGCCTCTTCCTGATCATCTTCGCCGCGGTGGTGTGCTGCTACACGGGCAAGATCCTCATCGCGTGCCTCTACGAGGAGAACGAGGACGGCGTCAAGGTGCGCGTGCGCGACTCCTACGTGGACGTGGCCAACGCGTGCTGCGCGCCCCGCTTCCCCGCGCTGGGCGGCCACGTGGTCAACGTGGCGCAGATCATCGAGCTGGTGATGACGTGCATCCTGTACGTGGTGGTGAGCGGCAACCTGATGTACAACAGCTTCCCGGGGCTGCCCGTCTCGCAGAAGGCGTGGTCGGTGGTGGCCACCGCCGCCTTGCTGCCCTGCGCCTTCCTCAAGAACCTGAAGGCCGTGTCCAAGTTCAGCCTGCTGTGCACGCTGGCCCACTTCGTCATCAACGTGCTGGTGATCGCCTACTGCCTGTCGCGGGCTCGGGAGTGGGCGTGGGAGAAGGTCAAGTTCTACATCGACGTCAAGAAGTTCCCCATCTCCATCGGCATCATCGTGTTCAGCTACACCTCGCAGATCTTCCTGCCGTCCCTGGAGGGCAACATGCAGAATCCCGGCGAGTTCCGCTGCATGATGGACTGGACCCACATCGCCGCCTGCGTCCTCAAGGGCCTCTTCGCCCTGGTGGCCTACCTGACGTGGGCCGACACCACCAAGGAGGTCATCACGGATAACCTGCCCAGCGCCATCCGCGCGGTGGTCAACCTcttcctggtggccaaggcgctgCTGTCCTATCCGCTGCCTTTCTTCGCCGCCGTCGAGGTCCTGGAGAAGTCGCTGTTCCGAGACGGCGGGCGGGCCTCGTTCCCCGACTGCTACGGGCCGGGCGGCCAGTTGAAATCGTGGGGCCTGGGGCTGCGGGTGGCCCTGGTGGTCTTCACCCTGCTCATGGCCGTCTTCGTCCCCCATTTCGCCCTCCTCATGGGTCTGACGGGCAGCCTGACGGGCGCCGGCCTGTGCTTCCTGCTGCCGAGCCTCTTCCACCTGAAGCTCCAGTGGAGGAACCTCCTGTGGCACCACGTCTTCTTCGACGTGGCCATTTTCGTCATCGGCGGCATTTGCGCCATATCGGGCCTCATCCACTCCATCGAAGGGCTCGTAGAGGCGTTCAGGTACAATATCCAAGACTGA